Proteins encoded in a region of the Flavobacterium sp. MDT1-60 genome:
- a CDS encoding acyltransferase, which produces MLLLKIITVLLPWPLKRFVLVQFFKYEIHPSARIGFSWIYPKKLIMDSNSNIGNFNVAVHLHLIIIGKHSSIARGNWITGFPTNTDSKHFSHQPDRKSNLIIGDHSAITKKHHIDCTNIIQIGNFVTIAGYSSQLLTHSINIELNIQDSHPITIGDYCFVGTASTILGGAALPASSVLGANALLNKAFTVPYRLYGGNPAKEIKELSKDYKYFNREEGFVF; this is translated from the coding sequence ATGTTGCTACTAAAAATAATAACCGTTTTATTGCCTTGGCCTTTAAAACGATTTGTATTGGTTCAGTTTTTTAAATATGAAATTCATCCATCGGCCAGAATTGGATTTTCATGGATTTATCCTAAAAAACTGATTATGGATTCGAATTCTAATATTGGAAATTTTAATGTGGCAGTACATCTACATTTAATAATAATAGGAAAACACTCCAGCATTGCCAGAGGTAATTGGATCACGGGATTTCCTACTAACACTGATTCTAAACATTTTTCACATCAGCCAGACCGTAAATCAAATTTAATAATTGGAGACCATTCAGCTATTACAAAAAAACATCATATCGATTGTACTAACATAATTCAGATAGGCAATTTTGTTACAATTGCGGGTTATTCAAGTCAATTGCTTACCCATTCCATTAATATCGAATTAAATATTCAGGACAGTCATCCCATAACTATAGGAGATTATTGTTTTGTTGGAACTGCCTCAACTATTTTGGGCGGCGCGGCTTTACCAGCCAGTTCTGTACTTGGAGCAAACGCATTATTAAATAAAGCTTTTACAGTTCCTTACAGATTATATGGTGGAAATCCAGCTAAAGAAATCAAAGAGCTGTCAAAAGATTATAAATATTTTAATAGAGAAGAAGGTTTTGTCTTTTAA
- a CDS encoding glycosyltransferase — translation MKIIHYIASIDKSGGGTTEYIRLLSTALKNDASFSIATGISKDPIDIEDVPIKFFNNSLLRWFSLMNEFHSFLKSEKPDIVHINGIWTPQNWGFQNVAQKQGIKVVVSPHGMLEPWILAHNSFKKKIALFLYQKRALKQSICLHATAQMEAANIKALGYKNPIHIIPNGIYLNDIKVVKEYYGTKKMIFMSRIHPKKGIEILLDAWRNSYTEDWTLEIAGTGEENYMASLIQSVEDLENVRFVGAKYGEEKWDFLRSADVMVLPTHSENFGIVVAEALAVAVPVITTQGTPWEDLETHKCGWWIDLSVTNLENALYKAFNAPTMLLEVMGRQGRELVKDKYDIKLMGKKMLELYKTI, via the coding sequence ATGAAAATAATTCATTATATAGCTAGTATTGATAAAAGTGGCGGTGGAACTACAGAATATATACGGTTGCTGAGCACAGCATTAAAAAATGATGCCTCATTTAGCATTGCTACAGGTATTTCTAAGGACCCTATAGACATCGAAGATGTTCCAATAAAGTTTTTCAACAACAGTTTATTGCGATGGTTTTCCTTGATGAATGAGTTTCACTCTTTTCTTAAAAGTGAAAAACCGGATATTGTACATATTAATGGAATTTGGACTCCTCAAAATTGGGGTTTTCAAAACGTGGCTCAAAAACAGGGAATTAAAGTCGTTGTCTCACCTCATGGCATGCTGGAACCCTGGATCCTGGCTCATAATTCATTCAAAAAAAAAATAGCATTGTTTTTATATCAAAAGAGAGCCCTAAAACAATCAATATGTCTTCATGCAACTGCTCAAATGGAGGCAGCAAATATTAAAGCTTTAGGTTATAAAAATCCAATACATATTATTCCAAACGGAATTTATTTAAATGACATAAAAGTGGTTAAGGAATATTACGGAACAAAAAAAATGATATTTATGTCCCGAATTCATCCTAAAAAAGGTATTGAGATCCTCTTAGACGCCTGGAGAAATAGTTATACAGAGGATTGGACTCTTGAAATTGCAGGTACTGGTGAGGAAAATTATATGGCAAGCTTAATTCAGAGTGTTGAGGATTTAGAAAACGTACGTTTTGTAGGAGCAAAATATGGCGAAGAAAAGTGGGACTTTTTGCGGTCTGCTGATGTTATGGTGCTGCCGACGCATAGCGAGAATTTTGGAATTGTAGTTGCCGAAGCTCTGGCAGTAGCAGTTCCGGTAATAACAACTCAAGGAACACCCTGGGAAGATTTAGAAACGCATAAATGTGGCTGGTGGATTGATTTATCAGTTACGAATTTAGAAAATGCATTATATAAAGCTTTCAACGCACCAACCATGTTATTAGAAGTTATGGGCAGACAAGGCCGGGAACTGGTGAAAGACAAATACGACATAAAGTTAATGGGAAAGAAAATGTTGGAATTATATAAGACTATTTAA
- a CDS encoding glycosyltransferase family 4 protein, which produces MKITIVQGAFFPIPPLMGGAVEKMWYSLAKEFVNRGHEVNYISKSYEGFSNIENEGGIDHIRVKGYKVPSSGIVLKILDLFYTLKAVRKIAANTDIIISNTFWLPIILSLEQKKKCMIDVARMPKGQMKFYTKNARLRANSSPVAKAIKDEIKIKYFDKVVMIPNTLPFRNTNTIDFSKKQKIILYTGRIHPEKGLDILIKSFVSLDAKDWQLLIVGPYSTETGGGGESYLNELKQLAQNSNVRFLEPIFDIDKLNVIYSKASVFVYPSIAEQGETFGVSPLEAMSWGCATIVSNLDCFKDFLIHNKNGLCFDHRVERRVEILNQYLKDLINNPKLINDLATAGLMVNETHSNEKLATEFLNEFESMKIK; this is translated from the coding sequence ATGAAAATAACAATAGTTCAGGGCGCTTTTTTTCCTATACCTCCACTAATGGGTGGAGCTGTTGAAAAAATGTGGTATAGTTTAGCAAAAGAATTTGTTAATCGGGGACACGAAGTAAATTATATATCAAAATCATACGAAGGATTTTCAAATATTGAAAATGAAGGCGGGATTGATCATATCAGGGTCAAAGGTTATAAAGTACCATCTTCTGGTATTGTCTTAAAGATTTTAGATTTATTTTATACTTTAAAAGCTGTTCGAAAAATAGCAGCTAATACAGATATTATTATTTCGAATACCTTTTGGCTGCCTATTATTTTATCATTGGAACAAAAGAAAAAGTGTATGATAGATGTGGCAAGAATGCCAAAAGGCCAAATGAAATTTTACACAAAAAATGCACGCTTAAGAGCTAATTCCAGTCCTGTAGCAAAAGCAATAAAAGATGAAATTAAGATCAAATACTTTGACAAGGTCGTTATGATACCTAATACGCTGCCTTTTCGAAATACAAACACTATCGATTTTTCAAAAAAGCAAAAAATAATTTTATATACAGGTCGGATTCACCCTGAAAAAGGTTTAGATATTTTAATAAAATCTTTTGTCTCTCTTGATGCAAAAGATTGGCAGTTACTTATTGTAGGTCCTTATTCTACAGAAACAGGAGGAGGGGGAGAATCTTATCTGAATGAACTAAAACAGTTGGCCCAAAATAGCAATGTGAGATTTTTGGAACCTATTTTCGATATCGATAAATTAAATGTAATATATTCAAAAGCCTCTGTATTTGTTTATCCCTCTATAGCAGAACAAGGTGAGACTTTTGGCGTTTCGCCATTAGAGGCAATGAGTTGGGGATGTGCTACAATAGTTTCAAATTTAGACTGTTTCAAAGATTTTTTAATCCATAATAAAAATGGTTTGTGTTTCGACCATCGTGTAGAAAGAAGAGTCGAAATTTTGAATCAATACCTTAAAGATTTAATAAACAATCCAAAACTAATCAATGACTTAGCAACAGCAGGCTTGATGGTAAATGAGACACATTCTAATGAAAAATTAGCAACAGAATTCTTAAATGAATTTGAGTCTATGAAAATCAAATAA
- a CDS encoding DapH/DapD/GlmU-related protein, whose protein sequence is MNLITNKIIIHKNVFIGVRAIIMPGIIVGENAIIGAGSLVTKNVEKNTIVGGNPAKLIKPRSFE, encoded by the coding sequence ATGAATTTGATTACTAATAAAATAATAATACATAAAAATGTTTTTATTGGGGTAAGAGCCATCATAATGCCTGGTATAATAGTAGGAGAAAATGCTATTATAGGCGCAGGAAGTTTAGTGACTAAAAATGTCGAGAAAAATACTATAGTAGGAGGAAATCCTGCCAAACTTATAAAACCTAGAAGCTTTGAATAA
- a CDS encoding glycosyltransferase family 2 protein, which produces MNKIPISVIVSVKNEALNLPSCLDKLKRFDQIIVVDSCSTDDTPIIAKAMGAEVLQFQWNGKFPKKRNWALQNADLRHEWILFLDADEFVSDEFITEVGIKIHDPYYNGFTIRFENYFMGRKLKYGYGFQKSALFKKSKGAYEKIDEDLWSHLDMEVHEHPIIEGKVGVIKSKVVHKDFKNLEHYISKHNAYSTWEAQRYLQLKQTKNALLSFNQKIKYSLINTGLLPAVYFLGAYFLKLGFLDGKEGFYLARFKSHYFFQVQTKINSFKNNIELK; this is translated from the coding sequence TTGAATAAAATTCCAATTTCTGTAATCGTTTCTGTAAAAAACGAAGCTTTGAATTTACCCTCTTGCTTGGATAAATTAAAGCGTTTTGATCAAATAATTGTAGTGGATTCCTGCAGTACTGATGATACTCCGATTATTGCAAAGGCAATGGGAGCTGAAGTATTGCAATTTCAATGGAATGGTAAATTTCCAAAAAAACGCAATTGGGCACTACAAAATGCAGACCTTCGCCACGAATGGATTTTATTTTTGGACGCTGATGAATTTGTTTCTGATGAATTTATAACTGAAGTCGGCATCAAAATCCACGATCCCTACTATAATGGTTTCACAATACGTTTTGAAAACTATTTTATGGGAAGGAAACTTAAATATGGGTATGGATTTCAAAAGTCGGCTCTTTTTAAGAAATCAAAAGGCGCCTATGAAAAAATCGATGAAGATTTGTGGAGCCATTTGGATATGGAAGTACATGAACATCCTATTATCGAGGGTAAGGTTGGAGTTATTAAATCGAAAGTTGTTCATAAAGATTTTAAAAATTTAGAACATTATATTTCTAAACACAATGCTTATTCTACTTGGGAAGCTCAAAGATATCTTCAGTTAAAGCAAACGAAAAATGCCCTTTTATCTTTCAATCAAAAAATTAAATATAGCCTTATTAATACTGGATTACTTCCCGCGGTCTATTTTTTAGGTGCCTATTTTTTAAAATTGGGTTTTTTAGATGGTAAGGAAGGATTTTATCTGGCACGTTTTAAGTCACATTACTTTTTTCAGGTTCAAACTAAAATTAATTCATTCAAAAATAACATCGAATTAAAATGA
- a CDS encoding UDP-glucuronic acid decarboxylase family protein encodes MKRILITGGAGFVGSHLCKRLLNEGNEVICLDNYFTGTKSNIIELLDNPYFEMVRHDITESYYAEVDEIYNLACPASPVHYQYNPIKTIKTSVMGAINVLGLAKRVNAKVLQASTSEVYGDPLVHPQTESYWGHVNPIGIRSCYDEGKRCAETLFMDYHNQNRVAIKIIRIFNTYGPNMNPADGRVVSNFIVQALQGKDITIFGDGLQTRSFQYVDDLVEGMIRMMGSEPSFLGPVNLGNPNEFTMLELAQAIIELIGSKSKIIHLDLPQDDPKQRQPDISLANNKLEGWEPKIQLREGLITTISYFEKLLLKP; translated from the coding sequence ATGAAAAGAATATTGATAACTGGCGGAGCTGGATTTGTAGGTTCACATTTGTGTAAAAGATTATTGAATGAAGGAAATGAAGTGATTTGTCTGGACAATTACTTTACGGGAACCAAATCTAATATAATTGAGCTGTTGGATAACCCTTACTTTGAAATGGTAAGACACGATATAACAGAGTCTTATTATGCTGAAGTTGACGAGATTTACAATCTGGCTTGTCCTGCATCTCCTGTTCATTACCAATACAATCCGATAAAAACAATTAAAACGTCTGTAATGGGAGCCATTAATGTTTTAGGGCTGGCAAAACGTGTTAATGCTAAAGTATTGCAAGCTAGTACCAGCGAAGTATATGGCGATCCGTTGGTGCATCCTCAAACCGAAAGCTACTGGGGGCATGTAAACCCAATAGGTATTCGTTCCTGTTATGACGAAGGAAAGCGATGTGCCGAAACTTTATTTATGGATTATCACAATCAAAACAGAGTTGCCATTAAAATCATCAGGATATTTAATACTTATGGGCCTAATATGAATCCGGCAGATGGGAGAGTGGTTTCGAATTTTATCGTACAGGCTTTGCAGGGAAAAGATATTACCATTTTTGGAGATGGTTTGCAAACCCGTTCATTTCAATATGTTGATGATTTAGTAGAAGGCATGATCCGTATGATGGGATCTGAACCCTCATTTTTGGGTCCGGTAAATTTAGGAAATCCTAATGAATTTACTATGCTCGAACTTGCACAGGCAATTATTGAATTAATAGGTTCCAAATCGAAAATCATTCATCTCGATTTGCCGCAAGATGATCCCAAACAGAGGCAGCCAGACATTTCTTTAGCAAATAACAAGCTTGAAGGATGGGAGCCTAAAATACAATTGCGCGAAGGCCTGATTACTACCATCAGCTATTTTGAGAAGCTATTGCTAAAACCATAA
- a CDS encoding glycosyltransferase family 2 protein — MRITIITVCFNRKATIEKAIKSVLEQNYHDIEYIIIDGNSTDGTKEIIESYGDKICKFISEPDKGMYDAINKGLKLATGDVIGLMHSDDEFYDKKAVRRIVARFNADPSIDGVYGDGVYVSNDKDERLIRDRIGGVFSLKKIKEGWLPLHPTVYLKKTIIDNNGAYNLDFKIASDTEFLLRYLYKYKIKMSYIDSYIVRMRMGGMSTSFKSAFEVLYEDYKIYKFHGLAAILAVFLKKTLALRQYMLHL; from the coding sequence ATGAGAATAACTATTATAACCGTGTGTTTCAATAGAAAAGCTACTATCGAAAAAGCTATCAAAAGTGTATTGGAACAAAATTATCATGATATTGAATACATTATCATTGATGGCAATTCTACAGATGGTACAAAAGAAATTATTGAATCTTATGGAGACAAAATATGCAAATTTATCTCAGAACCTGATAAAGGAATGTATGATGCAATAAACAAAGGGCTCAAATTGGCAACAGGAGATGTTATTGGTTTGATGCATTCTGATGATGAATTTTACGATAAAAAGGCTGTTAGAAGAATTGTAGCCCGTTTTAATGCCGATCCAAGCATTGATGGCGTTTATGGTGATGGTGTTTATGTTTCGAATGATAAAGATGAACGCCTAATTCGCGATCGAATTGGAGGTGTTTTTAGTCTCAAAAAAATTAAGGAGGGTTGGTTGCCTTTGCATCCTACTGTTTACCTAAAGAAAACAATAATAGATAATAATGGTGCTTATAATCTTGATTTTAAAATAGCATCCGATACTGAATTCTTACTTCGCTACTTGTATAAATATAAAATTAAGATGAGTTATATCGATTCGTATATCGTTAGAATGAGAATGGGAGGTATGAGTACCAGTTTTAAATCTGCGTTTGAAGTTTTATATGAAGACTATAAGATTTATAAATTTCATGGTTTAGCAGCAATTCTAGCTGTCTTTCTTAAAAAAACCCTTGCTCTAAGACAATACATGCTTCATTTATAA
- a CDS encoding polysaccharide biosynthesis/export family protein encodes MKKISLPIILLLLMLQSCTTKKKMLYLQDLDRYANSSLNYTSSKIQPNDILKVDVGDLNPLVAAPFNINTTSTSQTSVEMMKLSGYLVTPQGNITMPILNEIKVGGLTPAGAELKIKERLVNEGYLVNPTVQVRVLNNKFTILGEVNAPGVIFFSEESISLLDAIGMAKDLTYSAIRKDINLIREQDGKRLVYHIDLTTAAWMSNPNFRIRQNDVIVVTPNKLKVNSGGLIKDPIQLLAISASILTVILLLTD; translated from the coding sequence ATGAAGAAAATTTCCCTTCCGATTATATTGCTTTTATTGATGCTTCAGTCTTGTACGACCAAAAAAAAAATGTTGTATTTACAAGATTTAGATAGGTATGCCAATTCGAGTTTAAATTATACATCGAGTAAAATACAACCGAATGATATCTTAAAAGTTGATGTTGGTGATCTTAATCCCCTGGTTGCTGCACCTTTTAATATAAATACGACTTCGACTTCACAAACATCAGTAGAAATGATGAAATTATCTGGCTATTTGGTTACTCCTCAAGGGAATATAACTATGCCTATTTTGAATGAAATTAAAGTGGGTGGTTTAACACCAGCCGGTGCGGAGTTGAAAATAAAAGAGCGTCTTGTAAATGAAGGCTATTTAGTAAATCCTACAGTGCAGGTTCGTGTACTCAATAATAAATTTACCATTTTGGGAGAAGTAAATGCCCCGGGTGTAATATTTTTTAGCGAAGAATCGATTAGCTTACTCGATGCAATAGGAATGGCAAAAGATCTAACCTATTCAGCCATTCGAAAAGACATTAATCTTATTAGAGAACAAGACGGAAAGCGTTTGGTTTATCACATTGATTTGACTACTGCAGCATGGATGTCTAATCCAAATTTTCGAATCAGACAAAATGATGTTATTGTTGTAACACCTAATAAACTAAAAGTAAATAGTGGAGGATTAATCAAAGACCCGATACAATTGCTGGCTATATCTGCCTCTATTTTAACAGTTATTCTTTTGCTGACAGATTAA
- a CDS encoding tyrosine-protein kinase family protein has protein sequence MDFKKEFLKYLQYWPWFLLSLILCVGAAFIFIKIVPPTYQTSASIFIDKKQEDTTKIITITTNQKNDEDNLEEEIRLITSNEFLMDVVKNVNLNISYFEKVYTIQNNNVNEVPFILKLTVSNDSLPQISYEIKVNREGFTITDPDTEKKYDIKGYDGDQVIKGLPFKIQLSAKAKKNPNYYFENEYKVSLEPTAIALKNLKSSLIVLSDEKSKGTIELNHTGSSPILSRKILNEIIVLLDKNIVINKQKLFTNTVSYLNQRIKSFTKEKDSIESVKEKYLQNNDIGVMDNYTIERTTDRSQKKESSMLNEKQIMLTSYAINDIKRSGTTQTLGTDYNLESPTVNQMLLNYNARLLESEVILERAQKNNPAYITLMTQLSSQKQQILNTLEGYLNFLNQNNRVNKSEESIAESKVKNIPTQDKVLGNINSDLSMKEETYMVLLQKKEEAVLNGAILESNLYTLNAPETNYSAIFPQPKSFLLGAFMFGLLFPFGFIYLRLILDTKIHNEDDIQKIMANVPILGYIPKVDNSEKLDNTATSRSMIAEATRTVVSNISYLLPRKEEEKGRVILFTSSIQGEGKSFSAFHNAITVSNLNKKVLLIGVDLRNPQLHDYFKVDKNKLGLTNFLSNKSDDWKGFLQKDIMFSKNLDILFTGEAPPNPSQLITNSNFESLIEEAKKLYDFIILDSAPVQIVSDTLNFSYLADVTVFVVKYDFTDKSNLVHINNFIKKEQLKNVGILINGVNMKTAYGYGLNYGYQYQEVKVKRPWYKRGLTIKEA, from the coding sequence ATGGATTTTAAAAAAGAATTTTTAAAGTATTTACAGTATTGGCCTTGGTTTTTGCTAAGCTTAATTTTATGTGTAGGCGCCGCTTTTATTTTTATCAAAATAGTACCACCAACATACCAAACTTCAGCTTCGATTTTTATAGATAAAAAGCAAGAAGACACAACAAAAATAATTACCATCACTACGAATCAAAAAAATGATGAAGATAATTTAGAGGAAGAAATCCGGCTAATTACCTCCAATGAATTTTTGATGGATGTAGTAAAAAATGTCAATTTAAATATCAGTTATTTTGAAAAAGTATATACAATACAAAATAATAATGTAAATGAAGTTCCTTTCATTTTAAAACTTACGGTTTCTAATGATTCGTTACCACAAATTTCTTATGAAATTAAAGTAAATAGAGAAGGATTTACTATTACTGATCCTGATACCGAAAAAAAATATGATATTAAGGGATATGATGGAGACCAAGTTATCAAAGGTTTACCATTTAAAATTCAATTATCTGCAAAAGCGAAGAAGAATCCAAATTATTATTTTGAGAATGAATATAAAGTAAGTCTTGAACCTACAGCTATTGCTTTAAAAAATTTAAAATCATCACTTATCGTTTTATCTGATGAAAAGTCAAAAGGAACAATAGAATTAAATCATACTGGTTCAAGCCCTATACTTTCAAGAAAAATATTAAATGAAATTATCGTTTTGCTGGATAAAAATATTGTTATCAACAAGCAAAAATTATTTACAAATACAGTTTCTTACTTAAATCAAAGAATAAAAAGTTTCACTAAAGAAAAAGATTCTATTGAAAGTGTAAAAGAAAAATATTTGCAAAATAATGATATAGGGGTGATGGACAATTACACTATCGAAAGAACAACCGATAGAAGTCAAAAAAAAGAAAGCTCTATGCTTAATGAAAAGCAAATTATGCTTACTAGTTATGCTATTAACGATATTAAAAGATCTGGTACTACCCAAACTTTAGGTACAGATTATAATTTAGAATCACCGACAGTCAATCAAATGCTTTTAAATTATAATGCAAGACTTCTTGAGAGTGAAGTAATCTTAGAAAGAGCACAAAAAAACAATCCCGCCTATATTACTTTAATGACCCAATTAAGTAGTCAAAAACAGCAGATATTAAATACTTTAGAAGGTTATTTAAACTTTTTGAATCAAAACAACAGAGTTAATAAATCGGAAGAAAGCATTGCTGAATCAAAAGTTAAAAATATTCCTACGCAAGATAAAGTATTGGGCAATATCAATAGTGATCTTAGTATGAAAGAAGAAACCTATATGGTATTATTACAAAAGAAGGAAGAAGCTGTTTTGAATGGTGCGATTTTAGAATCAAATTTATATACTTTAAATGCGCCGGAAACGAATTATTCGGCAATTTTTCCGCAACCAAAATCATTTTTGCTTGGTGCTTTTATGTTTGGTTTACTCTTTCCTTTTGGATTCATATACCTTCGTTTAATCCTGGATACCAAAATACATAACGAAGACGATATTCAGAAAATAATGGCAAATGTTCCTATTTTAGGATACATTCCTAAAGTAGATAATAGTGAAAAATTAGACAACACAGCTACTTCCCGTTCTATGATAGCAGAAGCGACGCGTACCGTGGTTTCAAATATATCTTATTTACTACCCAGAAAAGAGGAAGAGAAAGGAAGAGTAATATTGTTTACTTCTTCTATTCAGGGAGAAGGAAAATCCTTTAGCGCATTTCATAATGCTATAACAGTTAGTAATCTTAATAAAAAAGTATTGCTAATTGGTGTTGATTTAAGAAATCCTCAATTGCACGATTATTTTAAAGTGGATAAAAACAAATTAGGGCTTACAAATTTCCTGTCTAATAAAAGTGATGACTGGAAAGGATTCTTGCAAAAAGATATTATGTTTTCTAAAAATCTTGATATTTTATTCACAGGAGAGGCTCCTCCTAATCCTTCACAATTAATAACTAATTCTAACTTTGAATCCTTAATTGAAGAGGCGAAAAAGCTTTATGATTTTATAATACTTGATTCCGCACCCGTTCAAATAGTATCCGACACACTTAATTTTAGTTATTTGGCTGATGTTACCGTATTTGTAGTAAAATATGATTTTACAGATAAAAGTAATTTAGTTCACATAAATAATTTTATTAAGAAAGAGCAGTTAAAAAATGTTGGAATTCTTATAAACGGAGTAAATATGAAAACCGCGTATGGCTATGGACTAAACTATGGTTATCAGTATCAGGAAGTAAAAGTAAAGCGACCCTGGTATAAAAGAGGTCTTACTATAAAAGAAGCTTAA
- a CDS encoding VanZ family protein, with the protein MFHKILLLILFLIIGVVFYFSWLPDPSLRSETYLPNWLLNWSNHYYNLRTAIPFIAVGFLLEAYTNYKNSNELNTGKKSNFIQNICIGAIIVCIAEGGQYVIHKRSPDLMDVFYGIIGSIIGAVGYNLFKKNQKCETDINLRL; encoded by the coding sequence ATGTTTCATAAAATACTTCTGTTGATACTGTTTCTAATTATTGGTGTCGTTTTTTATTTTTCCTGGTTGCCTGATCCCAGCCTTAGAAGCGAAACCTATTTACCAAACTGGCTTTTGAATTGGAGTAATCATTATTACAATTTGCGTACTGCTATTCCTTTTATAGCTGTCGGTTTTTTACTGGAAGCCTATACAAATTACAAGAATTCAAATGAATTAAATACTGGCAAAAAATCCAATTTCATACAAAATATATGTATTGGGGCAATAATTGTTTGCATCGCTGAGGGCGGGCAATATGTAATTCATAAAAGGAGTCCGGATTTGATGGATGTTTTTTACGGAATTATAGGAAGTATCATAGGGGCAGTAGGTTATAATTTATTTAAAAAAAATCAGAAATGCGAAACAGACATAAATTTACGTTTATAA
- a CDS encoding exopolysaccharide biosynthesis polyprenyl glycosylphosphotransferase, translating into MRNRHKFTFIICCAIADMIAMVFGTILFLNFASEEKIGWNALFLDKMIPITILSWLFAVTYFQLYKVNVLFSLEIFFRNSWRAFFTQRILWHSYIFIFQDNVLYFFSSRANLFQISFLLFYFLLSRILFTVVIGQIKGWVFKRYTVAIWGFNKTSIELASHLESNSFFIHFVGILNENSSVEYTNNEDFSEALSEAIDNASKDNINELFIVSKPDFISDLNYFFELGDKHCMRLKFVPDFSSISKKHFNSSHLNNFHVIKPRFEPLQNAYNRLIKRIFDIVFSMLVIIFILSWLYPLLAILIKRQSKGPVLFKQMRTGKKNEHFWCYKFRSMYVNVGDESEQAKREDSRITSIGKFLRRTSLDEMPQFFNVLMGKMSIVGPRPHMIKHTSDYNGHINNFMVRHFVKPGITGLAQVSGLRGETKRISDMKRRVTTDIEYVQRWSLITDIKICLLTVIVTLKGDKNAF; encoded by the coding sequence ATGCGAAACAGACATAAATTTACGTTTATAATTTGCTGTGCTATTGCAGACATGATCGCTATGGTATTTGGTACCATACTGTTTTTGAATTTTGCAAGTGAAGAGAAGATTGGGTGGAATGCCTTATTTCTGGATAAGATGATTCCAATTACAATTTTAAGTTGGTTATTCGCGGTTACTTATTTTCAATTATATAAAGTAAATGTTCTTTTCAGTTTAGAAATCTTTTTTCGCAATAGCTGGCGTGCTTTCTTTACACAAAGAATTCTGTGGCATAGTTACATATTTATTTTTCAGGATAATGTATTGTACTTTTTTAGCAGCAGGGCAAATTTATTTCAAATAAGTTTTTTACTGTTCTATTTTTTGCTATCCAGAATTTTATTTACTGTAGTTATAGGACAAATTAAAGGATGGGTTTTCAAGCGTTACACAGTTGCTATATGGGGGTTTAATAAAACAAGTATCGAATTGGCATCTCATTTAGAGAGCAATTCTTTTTTTATTCATTTTGTGGGTATTCTCAACGAAAATTCTTCTGTGGAATATACAAATAATGAAGATTTTAGTGAAGCACTTTCCGAAGCTATTGATAATGCATCTAAAGATAATATCAATGAATTATTCATTGTGTCCAAACCTGATTTTATCTCAGATTTGAATTATTTCTTTGAGCTTGGAGACAAACATTGTATGCGTTTGAAATTTGTTCCTGATTTTTCATCCATTTCAAAAAAACATTTTAATTCCAGCCATTTAAATAATTTCCATGTTATCAAACCACGTTTTGAGCCGTTACAAAATGCCTACAATCGATTAATTAAGAGAATATTTGATATTGTTTTCAGTATGCTGGTCATTATTTTCATTTTGTCTTGGCTTTATCCTTTGCTAGCCATTCTTATTAAGAGACAAAGCAAAGGACCTGTTTTATTTAAACAAATGCGAACGGGTAAAAAAAATGAACATTTTTGGTGTTATAAATTTCGAAGCATGTATGTAAATGTGGGTGATGAAAGCGAACAAGCGAAAAGAGAAGATTCCCGAATCACATCAATTGGGAAATTTCTCCGGCGCACGAGTTTAGATGAGATGCCTCAATTTTTTAATGTCCTGATGGGAAAAATGAGTATTGTGGGACCACGTCCACATATGATTAAACATACATCAGACTACAATGGACATATTAATAATTTTATGGTTCGTCATTTTGTCAAACCTGGAATTACCGGTCTGGCTCAGGTATCGGGACTTAGAGGGGAAAC